A single genomic interval of Arthrobacter methylotrophus harbors:
- a CDS encoding metalloregulator ArsR/SmtB family transcription factor, translating to MTTNVLIMLDPLEVAAEPNRRRLLHLLVVGERTVTELAAEFTVSRSAISQHLLLLEEVGLVAARKEGRNRFYRLDNVGMRELRMLFEQFWTAELDMLLADAQNFTTDRPQTTEESS from the coding sequence GTGACGACTAACGTATTAATTATGCTCGACCCACTGGAAGTTGCCGCGGAGCCGAATAGGCGGCGTCTGTTGCACCTGCTTGTGGTGGGCGAGCGCACTGTGACGGAGCTGGCAGCCGAATTCACCGTGAGCAGATCCGCCATCTCGCAGCACTTGTTGCTGCTGGAGGAGGTAGGCCTCGTTGCCGCCCGCAAAGAAGGTCGCAACCGCTTCTACCGCTTGGACAACGTCGGCATGAGAGAACTCCGGATGCTTTTTGAGCAGTTCTGGACCGCGGAGCTGGACATGCTCCTCGCTGACGCACAAAACTTCACCACCGACCGCCCTCAAACAACAGAGGAATCATCATGA
- the purF gene encoding amidophosphoribosyltransferase, translated as MARGDGKLSHDLLPDEKGPQDACGVFGVWAPGEEVAKLTYYGLYALQHRGQESAGIATSDGKRINVYKDMGLVSQVFDETTLNTLTGHLAVGHCRYSTTGASHWANAQPTLGATATGTVALAHNGNLTNTAELREMILERNDGQLTGEMKQGNTSDTALVTALLEGEEGKTLEQTALELLPKIRGGFCFVFMDEGTLYAARDTYGIRPLCLGRLERGWVVASEQSALATVGASFIREIEPGEFIAIDENGVRSQRFADATPAGCVFEYVYLARPDASIAGRSVYESRVEMGRQLARENTQVADIVIPVPESGTPAAVGYAEESGIPFAHGFVKNSYVGRTFIQPSQTLRQLGIRLKLNALESVIRGKRVVVVDDSIVRGNTQRAIVRMLREAGAAAVHIKISSPPVQWPCFYGIDFASRAELIANGATIEEISHAIGADSLAYISEDGMIGATQQPRERLCTACFTGRYPIALPGSDKLGKNLLERTDLGGLPASGTSTETVDADSDDPANKPGATGCDPGPDAEFENLLTDADKKESV; from the coding sequence TACGCGCTGCAGCACCGCGGACAAGAATCGGCTGGTATTGCTACCAGTGACGGCAAGCGCATCAATGTCTACAAAGACATGGGCCTCGTGTCCCAGGTCTTCGACGAGACAACGCTGAACACCCTCACGGGACACCTTGCCGTCGGACACTGCCGCTACTCCACCACCGGTGCCAGCCATTGGGCCAACGCTCAACCGACCCTCGGTGCAACTGCTACCGGAACCGTGGCACTCGCCCACAACGGCAATCTGACCAACACCGCCGAACTCCGGGAAATGATCCTCGAGCGCAACGATGGCCAGCTGACCGGAGAAATGAAGCAAGGCAACACCTCGGACACCGCCCTGGTCACCGCCCTGCTCGAAGGCGAAGAGGGCAAGACCCTCGAACAGACCGCGCTTGAACTGCTTCCCAAGATCCGCGGCGGATTCTGCTTCGTGTTCATGGACGAAGGCACCCTCTACGCCGCCCGCGACACCTACGGCATCCGCCCCCTGTGCCTTGGCCGCCTCGAGCGCGGCTGGGTTGTCGCCTCGGAGCAGTCCGCGCTGGCAACCGTGGGTGCGAGCTTCATCCGCGAGATCGAGCCCGGCGAGTTCATTGCGATTGACGAGAACGGCGTCCGTTCCCAGCGCTTCGCGGATGCGACGCCGGCCGGTTGCGTTTTCGAGTACGTCTACCTTGCGCGTCCCGACGCTTCGATTGCCGGACGTTCCGTGTACGAGTCCCGCGTGGAGATGGGCCGCCAGCTGGCCCGCGAAAACACCCAGGTAGCCGACATCGTCATCCCGGTCCCGGAATCCGGCACCCCCGCCGCGGTCGGCTACGCCGAAGAGTCCGGTATCCCGTTCGCCCACGGCTTCGTCAAGAACTCTTATGTGGGCCGCACGTTCATCCAGCCTTCGCAGACCCTGCGCCAGCTCGGCATCCGGCTCAAGCTCAACGCCCTCGAATCCGTGATCCGCGGCAAGCGCGTGGTGGTTGTGGATGACTCGATCGTGCGCGGCAACACCCAGCGCGCCATCGTGCGGATGCTCCGCGAAGCCGGCGCCGCAGCCGTCCATATCAAGATTTCCTCCCCGCCCGTGCAGTGGCCCTGCTTCTACGGCATCGACTTCGCCTCCCGCGCTGAACTGATCGCCAACGGCGCCACCATCGAGGAGATCTCCCACGCCATTGGCGCAGATTCGCTGGCGTACATTTCCGAAGACGGCATGATCGGCGCCACCCAGCAGCCTCGCGAACGCCTCTGTACCGCCTGCTTCACGGGCCGGTACCCCATCGCACTTCCGGGTTCGGACAAACTCGGCAAGAACCTGCTTGAGCGCACCGACCTCGGCGGGCTGCCGGCGTCGGGCACTTCCACGGAAACCGTAGACGCAGACTCGGACGACCCGGCCAACAAGCCCGGCGCGACGGGTTGCGACCCCGGACCCGACGCCGAGTTTGAGAACCTGCTGACCGACGCCGATAAGAAAGAGTCTGTATGA
- a CDS encoding DUF3073 domain-containing protein, translating to MGRGRQKAKATKQARDIKYYSPNTDYSALQRELTGPSSRATSRFADDPPEPDYSAYEDKYAQDLEDDDDEVDTRRIG from the coding sequence ATGGGGCGCGGCCGTCAAAAGGCAAAAGCTACCAAGCAGGCTCGGGACATCAAGTACTACTCCCCGAACACTGACTATTCAGCCCTTCAGCGCGAGCTCACAGGGCCATCAAGTCGTGCGACGAGCCGATTCGCGGACGATCCGCCGGAGCCGGACTACTCGGCTTACGAGGACAAGTACGCGCAGGACTTGGAAGACGATGACGACGAGGTAGACACCCGCCGTATCGGATAG
- a CDS encoding VOC family protein, which produces MPQVDSYKQGTPCWVDLSSSDIEASKAFYGDLFGWELDAMDAGNGMTYYMAKLQDRYVAGMMQQMPDMAAAGAPSYWANYLAVDSVDEAAERATAAGGNILFPPDSVPNGSGRMFFAADPTGAQIGFWEAGSHHGAGLVNEPGTVLWNELQTNEVPKAVAFYESVTGCSSETAAAGDLQEYTQLLVDGKSVAGAMKQPMEGMPPFWMTYFNVANVDESVAKAVELGAQVFAPAFDVPGVGRMAVLGDPAGAAFSVMAGESS; this is translated from the coding sequence ATGCCGCAGGTTGATAGCTACAAGCAGGGAACTCCGTGTTGGGTGGACCTGTCGTCGTCGGACATTGAGGCTTCCAAGGCCTTCTATGGTGATCTGTTCGGCTGGGAACTGGATGCGATGGATGCTGGCAACGGTATGACCTACTACATGGCCAAGCTGCAGGACCGCTATGTAGCGGGCATGATGCAGCAAATGCCGGACATGGCTGCGGCAGGAGCACCGTCCTACTGGGCCAACTACCTCGCCGTCGATTCCGTCGACGAGGCAGCTGAACGCGCGACGGCGGCGGGTGGCAACATCCTGTTCCCGCCGGACAGCGTCCCCAACGGGAGCGGCCGCATGTTCTTTGCCGCTGATCCCACGGGTGCCCAGATTGGTTTCTGGGAGGCCGGAAGCCACCACGGTGCCGGGTTGGTCAATGAACCGGGCACGGTGCTCTGGAACGAGCTGCAGACAAACGAGGTCCCCAAGGCCGTGGCTTTCTATGAATCCGTGACGGGATGCTCCAGCGAAACCGCAGCAGCCGGCGATCTGCAGGAATACACCCAATTGTTGGTGGACGGGAAGTCCGTGGCCGGCGCCATGAAGCAGCCCATGGAGGGCATGCCGCCGTTCTGGATGACATACTTCAATGTTGCGAACGTGGACGAATCCGTGGCGAAGGCCGTGGAACTCGGGGCCCAGGTCTTCGCGCCTGCCTTCGATGTCCCCGGGGTCGGCCGCATGGCAGTTCTCGGCGACCCCGCCGGGGCAGCCTTCAGCGTGATGGCCGGCGAAAGCTCTTAA
- the purM gene encoding phosphoribosylformylglycinamidine cyclo-ligase: MTSASSAAENATGITYASAGVDVEAGDRAVELMKDAVKATHNSSVLGGVGGFAGLYDVSKLLTYKRPLLATSTDGVGTKVAIAQAMDIHDTIGFDLVGMVVDDIVVVGAEPLFMTDYIACGKVVPERIADIVRGIAAACSVAGTALVGGETAEHPGLLGENEYDVAGAATGVVEADALLGPDRVRAGDVVIGMASSGLHSNGYSLVRRVINHAGWALDRQVSELGRTLGEELLEPTRVYAADCLDLARAFPVSGIGTAAGAVHGFSHVTGGGLAANLARVLPQGLVATVDRATWELPAIFKLVSELGNVPLADLERTLNLGVGMVAIVSPEIADAAVARLNERGLPSWVMGTVAADSASVDKSGPDYVQGAKGVDGGAVRLVNAYA, encoded by the coding sequence ATGACCTCCGCATCCTCCGCCGCTGAGAACGCAACCGGCATCACCTATGCGTCCGCCGGCGTCGACGTCGAAGCGGGCGACCGCGCCGTCGAACTCATGAAGGACGCCGTCAAGGCGACCCACAACAGCTCGGTGCTCGGCGGCGTCGGCGGTTTCGCCGGCCTGTATGACGTCTCCAAGCTGCTCACGTACAAAAGGCCGCTCCTGGCCACGTCCACGGACGGTGTCGGCACCAAAGTTGCCATCGCCCAGGCCATGGACATCCACGACACCATCGGCTTCGACCTCGTCGGCATGGTGGTGGATGACATCGTAGTAGTGGGTGCCGAGCCGCTCTTCATGACCGACTACATCGCATGCGGCAAGGTTGTCCCCGAGCGCATCGCGGACATCGTCCGCGGCATTGCCGCTGCCTGTTCTGTTGCCGGCACTGCCCTGGTGGGTGGCGAAACCGCTGAGCACCCGGGCCTGCTGGGTGAGAACGAGTACGACGTCGCCGGTGCAGCTACAGGTGTTGTCGAAGCCGACGCCCTGCTTGGACCGGACCGCGTCCGCGCTGGCGACGTCGTGATCGGCATGGCGTCTTCAGGCCTGCACTCGAACGGTTACTCTTTGGTCCGCCGGGTGATCAACCACGCCGGGTGGGCCCTGGACCGTCAGGTTTCCGAGCTCGGCCGCACTTTGGGCGAAGAGCTTTTGGAACCGACCCGAGTCTATGCCGCAGACTGTTTGGACCTCGCCCGCGCGTTCCCGGTCAGCGGCATTGGTACCGCAGCCGGCGCCGTGCACGGCTTCAGCCACGTTACCGGTGGCGGACTCGCAGCCAACCTGGCCCGTGTGCTGCCGCAGGGTCTCGTGGCCACGGTTGACCGCGCCACGTGGGAACTGCCCGCCATCTTCAAGCTCGTCTCCGAACTCGGGAATGTGCCCCTGGCTGATCTTGAGCGCACGCTCAATCTGGGTGTTGGCATGGTGGCCATCGTGTCGCCGGAGATCGCTGACGCCGCCGTAGCCCGCCTCAACGAGCGCGGACTGCCGTCATGGGTGATGGGTACTGTTGCCGCGGACTCCGCGTCCGTTGACAAGAGCGGCCCGGACTACGTTCAAGGCGCCAAGGGCGTCGACGGCGGCGCCGTGCGCCTCGTGAACGCCTACGCCTAA
- a CDS encoding septum formation family protein gives MRGANSDMGQDNTFPGNNGTGDDESPVDLASGAEDPAASGIDPENGAPDGLEPGSTVPAEKGSPLRTALDVMTRQRLIIGGIVLAVLILIGVVIWILVGALANRPVATATPEPVTSTSRGPLPADVEAKDYQLGDCFADFDSNATKSRVVDCTTDHSAQLGAIFRYKADDTFPGATALRDKGREICRNVMFNEASTKYTLLQQNVYPSASSWDNGDRRVDCFIVVNSGNTLKESILQK, from the coding sequence ATGAGAGGCGCAAATTCGGACATGGGCCAGGACAACACCTTCCCGGGCAACAACGGTACAGGCGACGATGAGTCGCCGGTAGACCTTGCTTCAGGGGCCGAGGATCCGGCGGCGTCGGGCATCGACCCGGAGAATGGCGCACCTGACGGCCTCGAGCCGGGGAGCACTGTTCCCGCCGAAAAAGGCTCCCCGCTGCGAACCGCCCTTGACGTCATGACACGGCAGCGACTCATCATTGGCGGCATTGTACTGGCCGTGTTGATCCTCATCGGCGTGGTGATCTGGATCCTCGTGGGCGCGCTCGCCAACCGGCCTGTGGCCACCGCCACTCCCGAACCCGTCACGTCCACCAGCCGCGGCCCCCTTCCGGCGGACGTGGAGGCGAAGGACTACCAGCTGGGCGATTGCTTCGCGGATTTCGACTCCAACGCCACCAAGTCCAGGGTTGTGGACTGCACCACCGACCATTCCGCCCAGCTGGGCGCAATTTTCCGGTACAAAGCGGACGACACCTTCCCCGGCGCTACTGCCCTCCGTGACAAGGGGCGCGAAATCTGCCGTAACGTGATGTTCAACGAGGCCTCCACGAAGTACACACTCCTACAGCAGAATGTCTACCCGAGCGCCTCCAGCTGGGACAACGGTGATCGCCGCGTGGACTGCTTCATCGTTGTGAACTCTGGAAACACGCTCAAGGAATCCATCCTCCAGAAGTAG
- a CDS encoding TIGR03086 family metal-binding protein: MIYDKTVLLPLNVDQAFELITQPARLRRWQTVAARVDLKVGGEYRWTVTPGHHAAGTFTEIEPGKRVVFTWAWEQPEAPADNVSTVAITLEPADGGTTVRFVHEGLPTPEALAAHSEGWNHYLDRLLAEASTGDAGADEWAAAPADLNELTSADATLAIVQRVLAHVTAADAQTQTPCADFNVSQLLDHLAGSIGGIARALGAEVADDAGKSPEVRIADLAQPTLEAFYRRGLEGTIDMGFAELPATMVASILNLEFLVHAWDFAKALGLEVSVADELTDYVEVLAQNTISEQVRSSGSFAPAQEVAETASSLERLVAFTGRTVHA; this comes from the coding sequence ATGATTTACGACAAGACCGTTCTTCTTCCCCTCAACGTCGACCAGGCGTTCGAACTCATCACGCAGCCTGCACGCCTCCGCCGCTGGCAGACCGTTGCCGCACGCGTCGACCTGAAGGTCGGCGGCGAGTACCGCTGGACCGTCACTCCTGGCCACCACGCAGCCGGAACCTTCACCGAAATCGAACCGGGCAAGCGCGTGGTCTTCACCTGGGCCTGGGAGCAGCCGGAGGCCCCGGCGGACAACGTCTCCACCGTAGCCATCACCCTTGAGCCAGCCGACGGCGGGACCACGGTGCGCTTCGTGCACGAAGGCCTTCCGACGCCGGAAGCCCTCGCAGCCCACTCCGAGGGCTGGAACCACTACCTCGACCGTCTCCTCGCCGAGGCCTCCACGGGCGACGCAGGTGCCGACGAATGGGCCGCTGCCCCTGCCGATCTCAACGAGCTCACCTCTGCGGACGCCACGCTTGCCATCGTGCAGCGGGTGCTGGCGCACGTCACCGCAGCCGACGCGCAGACCCAGACTCCGTGCGCCGATTTCAACGTGTCGCAGTTGCTTGACCACCTTGCGGGATCGATTGGCGGCATCGCAAGGGCCCTGGGTGCCGAGGTAGCCGACGACGCCGGAAAGTCGCCTGAGGTGCGCATCGCCGACCTCGCCCAGCCCACGCTGGAGGCTTTCTACCGCCGCGGCCTCGAAGGCACCATCGACATGGGCTTCGCCGAATTGCCGGCCACGATGGTGGCCTCCATCCTCAACCTCGAGTTCCTCGTCCACGCTTGGGACTTCGCCAAGGCCCTGGGCCTCGAAGTGTCGGTGGCGGATGAGCTCACCGATTACGTCGAGGTCCTCGCGCAGAACACGATCAGCGAGCAGGTCCGCTCAAGCGGCAGCTTCGCCCCGGCCCAGGAAGTCGCCGAGACGGCATCCAGCCTGGAGCGCCTGGTCGCTTTCACGGGCCGGACTGTTCACGCATAA